Proteins encoded in a region of the Natronorubrum halophilum genome:
- a CDS encoding S24/S26 family peptidase, with product MSGSNPGDPPDDSGDRGEYTRDRQGRSADDNRSPPGESSDTPETAAGPNPTTRNGMTIEDDGVVRWFLKSEDGTVVMVRDILGSVAIVAVIGLILFGISGIWPPLVAVESGSMEPNMQEGDLIFVVADDRFVGDGSVDNTGVVPLEQGAESGHEKFNGAGDVIIFQPNGNPAETPVIHRAHFWVEEGENWVDTKADEEIIGDATCDEVYTCPAKHDGFITKGDNNDGYDQYGNGISDVVRPDWVTGKAMFRIPWLGHVRLAFDSILGGTMAPSPVIYDDPAASIDPRPSAAHAGLAGATGIAGTGAGVAVAIGRHRT from the coding sequence ATGAGCGGTTCTAACCCCGGCGATCCACCTGACGACTCCGGTGATCGCGGCGAGTATACCCGTGATCGGCAGGGTCGAAGCGCAGACGACAACCGGAGTCCGCCCGGGGAATCGTCCGACACGCCCGAAACGGCCGCCGGTCCCAACCCCACCACCCGCAACGGAATGACGATCGAGGACGACGGCGTCGTCCGCTGGTTCCTGAAATCCGAGGACGGAACGGTCGTGATGGTGCGGGATATCCTCGGCAGCGTCGCTATCGTCGCCGTCATCGGCCTCATTCTCTTCGGTATCAGTGGCATCTGGCCGCCGCTGGTCGCCGTCGAGAGCGGCAGTATGGAGCCGAACATGCAGGAAGGCGACCTGATTTTCGTCGTCGCCGACGACCGATTCGTCGGCGACGGCTCCGTCGATAACACCGGTGTCGTCCCGCTTGAGCAGGGAGCGGAGAGCGGTCACGAGAAGTTCAACGGCGCTGGCGACGTCATCATCTTCCAGCCCAACGGTAATCCAGCGGAGACGCCGGTGATCCACCGTGCGCACTTCTGGGTCGAAGAGGGCGAAAACTGGGTGGATACCAAAGCCGACGAAGAGATCATCGGCGACGCGACCTGTGACGAGGTGTACACGTGCCCGGCGAAACACGATGGGTTCATCACGAAAGGTGATAACAACGACGGCTACGATCAGTACGGGAACGGTATCAGCGACGTCGTTAGACCTGACTGGGTCACCGGCAAGGCGATGTTCCGGATCCCGTGGCTCGGCCACGTCCGACTGGCGTTCGATTCGATTCTCGGGGGCACAATGGCTCCATCTCCGGTGATCTACGACGATCCGGCGGCATCGATCGACCCCAGGCCATCAGCCGCACACGCCGGACTCGCCGGCGCGACGGGAATCGCAGGTACCGGCGCGGGCGTCGCCGTCGCGATCGGTCGACATCGAACCTGA
- a CDS encoding Cdc6/Cdc18 family protein produces MSNDSETTREEADIDETAGFSNFEGSDLDDEESSQGLFDDLLSGEPIFENKEVLRPSYTPHELPHRSDQINKMATILVAALRGETPSNILIYGKTGTGKTASAKFVSKELESTSQKYSVPCDVEYINCEVTDTQYRVLAQLANKFIEKNEARIDDRVDDLEALIDDLEEYESTAASDPGSAVNARDELGEPDRSDPNSAFDGPDADIGDDSISTETDADTDAAIDAAAGTETAVDTAADRPAHPLEETSFGSRSDIEARIESLEEDKESFEEVPMTGWPTDRVYSVFFDAVDYDERVVVIMLDEIDKLVEKSGDDTLYNLSRMNSELENSRVSIIGISNDLKFTDFLDPRVKSSLGEEEIVFPPYDANQLRDILEHRSNVAFKAGALSDDVIPLCAAFAAQEHGDARRALDLLRTAGELAERSQTETIVEDHVRQAQDKIELDRVVEVVRTLPTQSKLVLFSIILLEKNGVHSINTGEVFNIYKRLCEEIDADVLTQRRVTDLISELDMLGIVNAVVVSKGRYGRTKEISLSVPLEETEAVLLSDSRLSDIDDVQPFVQARFEN; encoded by the coding sequence ATGTCAAACGATTCAGAAACCACGAGAGAGGAGGCCGATATCGACGAGACAGCGGGGTTCTCGAACTTCGAGGGCTCCGATCTCGACGACGAAGAGTCGAGCCAGGGGCTGTTCGACGATCTACTCAGCGGTGAACCGATCTTCGAGAACAAAGAGGTCCTTCGCCCCTCCTACACGCCGCACGAACTCCCTCACCGAAGCGATCAGATCAACAAGATGGCGACCATCCTCGTCGCTGCGCTCCGCGGCGAGACGCCGTCGAACATTCTCATCTACGGCAAGACCGGGACGGGCAAGACCGCGAGCGCGAAGTTCGTCAGCAAGGAACTCGAGAGCACCTCCCAGAAGTACAGCGTTCCGTGTGACGTCGAGTACATCAACTGTGAGGTCACCGACACCCAGTACCGCGTGCTCGCACAGCTCGCGAACAAATTCATCGAGAAGAACGAAGCCCGGATCGACGATCGGGTCGACGATCTCGAGGCCCTGATCGACGACCTCGAGGAGTACGAGTCGACGGCCGCGTCCGACCCCGGTTCCGCGGTGAACGCTCGGGACGAACTCGGTGAACCCGACCGCTCCGATCCGAACAGCGCGTTCGACGGACCGGATGCGGATATCGGCGACGACTCCATTTCGACTGAAACCGACGCCGATACTGACGCCGCTATCGACGCTGCTGCCGGAACCGAAACCGCCGTCGACACCGCCGCGGATCGTCCGGCCCATCCGCTCGAGGAAACCTCGTTCGGATCCCGAAGCGATATCGAAGCCCGCATCGAGAGCCTCGAGGAGGACAAAGAGTCGTTCGAGGAGGTGCCGATGACCGGGTGGCCGACCGACCGCGTCTACAGCGTCTTCTTCGACGCCGTCGATTACGACGAACGGGTCGTCGTCATCATGCTCGACGAGATCGACAAGCTCGTCGAGAAAAGCGGTGACGACACGCTCTACAACCTCTCGCGGATGAACTCCGAACTCGAGAACTCCCGGGTCTCGATCATCGGGATCTCGAACGACCTGAAGTTCACCGACTTCCTCGACCCGCGCGTCAAGTCCTCGCTGGGCGAAGAAGAGATCGTCTTCCCGCCCTACGACGCCAACCAACTGCGGGACATTTTGGAGCACCGCTCGAACGTCGCGTTCAAGGCCGGTGCGCTTTCGGACGACGTGATCCCGCTGTGTGCGGCCTTCGCCGCACAGGAACACGGCGACGCGCGTCGCGCCCTGGACCTCCTTCGCACGGCCGGCGAACTGGCCGAACGCTCCCAGACGGAGACGATCGTCGAGGACCACGTTCGGCAGGCACAGGACAAGATCGAACTCGACCGCGTGGTCGAAGTCGTCCGCACGCTGCCGACACAGAGCAAACTCGTCCTCTTTTCGATCATCCTGCTCGAGAAAAACGGCGTTCACAGCATCAACACGGGCGAGGTGTTCAACATCTACAAGCGCCTGTGCGAGGAGATCGACGCCGACGTCCTGACCCAGCGGCGGGTGACGGATCTCATCAGCGAACTCGACATGCTCGGGATCGTCAACGCCGTCGTCGTCTCCAAGGGTCGCTACGGCCGGACCAAGGAGATCAGCCTCTCGGTTCCACTCGAAGAGACGGAGGCCGTTCTCCTCTCGGACTCTCGGCTGAGCGATATCGACGACGTACAGCCGTTCGTTCAGGCGCGCTTCGAGAACTGA
- a CDS encoding Era-like GTP-binding protein, protein MGLFTELKDNISRVTDRLFSEQEPKRIGIYGPPNAGKTTLANRIARDWTGDAIGAESHIPHETRRARRKEGVEIERDGKSVTIDIVDTPGVTTKVDYEEFTDEMEEDDAIRRSREATEGVAEAMHWLREDVDGVIYVLDSAKDPITQVNTMLIGIIESRDLPVLIFANKIDLDDSSVKRIEDAFPQHKTVPLSAKEGENMDEVYENIAEYFG, encoded by the coding sequence ATGGGACTGTTCACAGAACTCAAAGATAATATCTCTCGGGTTACGGATCGCCTGTTTTCCGAACAGGAGCCCAAACGAATCGGCATCTACGGTCCGCCGAACGCCGGAAAGACAACGCTCGCCAATCGTATCGCTCGCGACTGGACCGGTGACGCCATCGGCGCGGAGAGTCACATTCCCCACGAAACGCGTCGCGCACGAAGAAAAGAAGGCGTCGAGATCGAACGCGACGGCAAGTCGGTAACCATCGACATCGTCGACACGCCCGGTGTAACGACGAAAGTCGACTACGAGGAGTTCACCGACGAGATGGAAGAAGACGATGCGATCCGTCGGTCCCGCGAGGCGACCGAAGGCGTCGCGGAAGCGATGCACTGGCTGCGCGAGGACGTCGACGGCGTCATTTACGTCCTCGACAGCGCCAAGGATCCGATCACGCAGGTCAATACGATGCTGATCGGCATCATCGAATCCCGGGATCTCCCCGTTCTCATCTTCGCGAACAAGATCGACCTCGACGACTCGAGCGTCAAGCGGATCGAGGACGCCTTCCCACAGCACAAGACCGTCCCGCTGTCGGCGAAAGAAGGCGAGAACATGGACGAAGTGTACGAAAACATCGCGGAGTACTTCGGGTGA
- a CDS encoding DUF2073 domain-containing protein, protein MPKATNADDSDAPDGVQIDLISGERMDGMATMEKIRMILDGVHDGNIVILEEGLTPDEESRLIEVTMAEISPDEFNGIEIETYPKSDTRDSSLLGRIMGGGDESAAKLTVIGPANQIETLHKDETLISALVSRD, encoded by the coding sequence ATGCCAAAAGCAACTAACGCGGACGACTCGGATGCTCCCGACGGCGTTCAGATCGATCTGATCAGCGGCGAGCGGATGGACGGGATGGCGACGATGGAGAAGATTCGGATGATCCTCGACGGCGTCCACGACGGGAACATCGTCATCTTAGAAGAGGGACTGACCCCCGACGAGGAGAGCCGACTCATCGAGGTAACGATGGCCGAGATCAGCCCCGACGAGTTCAACGGGATCGAGATCGAGACCTACCCGAAATCCGATACGCGTGATTCCTCGCTGCTCGGTCGCATCATGGGCGGCGGCGACGAGTCGGCGGCGAAACTGACGGTCATCGGGCCGGCGAACCAGATCGAAACGCTTCACAAGGACGAAACGCTCATCAGTGCGCTCGTGTCTCGAGACTAA
- a CDS encoding OapC/ArvC family zinc-ribbon domain-containing protein encodes MPHECTNCGRTFPDGSKEMLSGCPDCGGNKFQFAPSGRAATGPADSAPQEATDSAGDPGTDSTGDTGTVERAAETVRGWVSSDSTQSDELVQSVDTTAVDANRHDGSEQSWPSDDETPETDSTADSSDETGEFTEWPDTARRPEDRTTAPEQGRDEHEGSRSASDAEPESEITEPTNAGTDSTHASPASSSGASAAGDAATDSAESISAVSSSDDSENTAQADARSDVVSADELPTGEQRTPETVADAGTRADGPEPGAGDQPPEHGRVVSEPSGDQPSIEELRAELNEQFESIKIVSPGQYELNLMELYNREEYIISLQEDGRYVIDVPESWHADDDS; translated from the coding sequence ATGCCCCACGAATGTACGAACTGTGGCCGGACGTTCCCCGACGGCTCCAAGGAGATGCTGTCTGGATGTCCCGACTGCGGCGGGAACAAGTTTCAGTTCGCGCCCTCCGGACGGGCCGCGACCGGACCGGCCGACTCTGCTCCACAGGAAGCGACCGACTCGGCTGGCGACCCTGGCACCGACTCGACCGGTGACACCGGAACCGTCGAGCGCGCCGCAGAAACAGTTCGTGGATGGGTCTCATCCGACTCGACACAGTCGGACGAACTCGTGCAATCGGTAGACACCACCGCGGTCGACGCGAATCGCCACGACGGATCGGAGCAATCCTGGCCCTCGGACGACGAGACTCCCGAGACCGACTCGACGGCGGACTCGAGCGATGAAACCGGGGAGTTCACGGAATGGCCGGATACGGCGCGTCGACCCGAAGACCGAACGACCGCACCGGAGCAGGGCCGCGACGAACACGAGGGCTCTCGATCCGCATCCGACGCGGAGCCCGAATCTGAAATAACCGAACCGACGAACGCCGGAACGGACTCCACACACGCGAGCCCCGCGTCTTCGTCCGGGGCGTCCGCTGCCGGCGACGCTGCAACCGACTCAGCGGAATCGATCAGTGCCGTCTCGAGTTCGGACGACAGCGAAAACACGGCCCAGGCCGACGCTCGAAGCGACGTCGTTTCGGCGGACGAACTCCCAACTGGAGAGCAGCGTACTCCGGAGACCGTCGCTGACGCGGGTACCCGGGCGGACGGTCCGGAACCGGGAGCGGGCGACCAGCCACCGGAACACGGCCGGGTCGTCAGCGAACCGTCCGGTGACCAGCCCTCTATCGAAGAGCTCCGAGCGGAACTCAACGAGCAATTCGAGAGCATCAAGATCGTGAGTCCGGGCCAGTACGAACTCAACCTGATGGAACTCTACAACCGCGAGGAGTACATCATCTCGCTGCAAGAAGACGGTCGATACGTTATCGACGTACCGGAATCGTGGCACGCGGATGACGATTCGTAG
- a CDS encoding DUF7089 family protein yields MFEVRDPSSPVEAVRDEYAPDVQILDCERDFETLDPARAEDLGLLVDALKPASYPAGWLPDDAPTLLTRYAGPQLTIGMPGDGSVVWTRQTEPPIVLVKARVAGSPESFVDFLLAEALVELDLEVPEHFLGFFEDDYLALDEATDLDPNSTYQVAAALYDGWVGLQTRDVFAGWRDDHPELFDAWQDAGSRLEDRVSGLPRAVARGETDFADATELACAAIKHGLELPAPFAALDTSAYRDHGSEYAVKWAEKTFDSLVE; encoded by the coding sequence ATGTTCGAGGTTCGCGACCCCTCGAGTCCGGTCGAGGCAGTCCGCGACGAGTACGCACCCGACGTACAGATACTCGACTGTGAGCGCGATTTCGAGACGCTGGACCCCGCACGGGCCGAAGACCTCGGACTCCTCGTCGACGCGCTCAAGCCGGCGAGCTATCCGGCTGGGTGGCTGCCCGACGACGCGCCGACGCTGCTGACCCGGTATGCGGGTCCACAACTGACCATCGGAATGCCCGGCGACGGCAGCGTCGTCTGGACGCGCCAGACCGAGCCGCCGATCGTTCTCGTCAAGGCTCGCGTCGCGGGCTCGCCGGAGTCGTTCGTTGACTTCCTGCTCGCCGAGGCGCTGGTCGAACTCGATCTCGAGGTGCCCGAGCACTTCCTCGGCTTCTTCGAGGACGACTATCTCGCGCTCGACGAGGCGACAGACCTCGACCCGAACAGCACCTACCAGGTTGCGGCGGCGCTGTACGACGGCTGGGTCGGACTCCAGACGCGAGACGTCTTCGCGGGCTGGCGGGACGACCACCCCGAACTCTTCGACGCCTGGCAGGACGCCGGGAGTCGACTCGAGGACCGCGTTTCCGGACTGCCACGCGCCGTCGCCCGCGGCGAAACGGATTTCGCGGACGCGACGGAGCTGGCGTGTGCGGCGATCAAGCACGGACTCGAGTTGCCAGCGCCGTTTGCGGCGCTCGATACGAGCGCGTACCGCGATCACGGCTCGGAGTACGCGGTCAAGTGGGCCGAGAAGACGTTCGACTCGCTCGTCGAATAA
- a CDS encoding DUF7090 family protein produces the protein MDYSLAIDGTPETVPGGTGVLLLHPSTGETDRIDTDFLKTDTDNFLVISTRTTAREVRQKLEYYDVDEERAEILDTLSIERGYSRRKSDTVHYVAAPDDVDGIVEHIDGFLESHDGKLRLSFDSVTELAYYAGDDEALETIERILELLEEHDAVGLFHVSEEPHDESLVDDFRELFDGIIDLDEDGSIDAEF, from the coding sequence ATGGACTATTCGCTTGCAATCGATGGGACGCCGGAAACGGTACCTGGCGGGACAGGTGTCCTGTTGCTTCACCCGAGTACGGGCGAAACGGACCGCATCGACACCGATTTTCTCAAAACCGACACCGACAACTTCCTCGTCATCTCCACGCGAACCACTGCCCGCGAGGTCAGGCAGAAACTCGAATACTACGACGTCGACGAAGAGCGCGCGGAAATCCTCGACACCCTCAGCATCGAACGCGGCTACTCCCGCCGCAAGAGCGACACCGTCCACTACGTCGCCGCACCCGACGACGTCGACGGCATCGTCGAACACATCGACGGCTTCCTCGAGTCTCACGACGGCAAACTCCGACTCAGCTTCGACTCCGTGACCGAACTCGCCTACTACGCCGGCGACGACGAAGCCCTCGAGACGATCGAGCGAATTCTGGAACTGCTCGAGGAACACGACGCGGTCGGCCTCTTCCACGTTTCCGAAGAACCCCACGACGAGTCGCTCGTCGACGACTTCCGCGAGCTGTTCGACGGGATCATCGATCTGGACGAGGACGGGAGCATCGACGCCGAGTTCTAG
- a CDS encoding class I SAM-dependent methyltransferase, which produces MSVREEFDEWASSGRDRGMEERHWHTAKPALARMPIEPGDTVLDLGCGSGYAGRALRDTKDAGVIYGLDGSPEMAHNAAGYTDDPQVGFLVGDFDSLPFQDDSIDHIWSMEAFYYAADPHRTLEEIARILRPGGTFYCAVNYYEENVHSHEWQEFISIEMTRWDRRQYREAFHDAGLFVAEQDNIPDRETTIPPEAAFPTDEWENRETMVERYREFGTLLTVGVAP; this is translated from the coding sequence ATGAGCGTTCGCGAGGAGTTCGACGAGTGGGCCTCGAGCGGTCGGGATAGGGGCATGGAAGAACGGCACTGGCACACCGCAAAGCCCGCGCTCGCGCGCATGCCGATCGAACCCGGCGATACCGTGTTGGATCTCGGCTGTGGCAGCGGGTACGCGGGTCGCGCCCTCCGCGATACGAAGGATGCCGGGGTGATTTACGGACTCGACGGCTCGCCCGAGATGGCCCACAACGCCGCGGGCTACACGGACGATCCGCAGGTCGGCTTCCTCGTCGGGGATTTCGATTCGCTTCCCTTCCAGGACGACTCGATCGACCACATCTGGTCGATGGAGGCGTTCTATTACGCCGCCGATCCCCACCGGACGCTCGAGGAAATCGCGCGTATCCTTCGACCCGGCGGGACCTTCTACTGCGCCGTGAACTACTACGAAGAGAACGTCCACTCCCACGAGTGGCAGGAGTTCATCTCCATCGAGATGACCCGCTGGGACCGCAGGCAGTACCGCGAGGCCTTCCACGACGCTGGTCTCTTCGTCGCCGAGCAGGACAACATTCCCGACCGCGAAACCACGATTCCACCGGAAGCAGCGTTCCCGACGGACGAGTGGGAGAACCGCGAGACGATGGTCGAACGGTATCGCGAGTTCGGCACGCTACTCACCGTCGGCGTGGCACCCTGA
- a CDS encoding DUF1684 domain-containing protein — MSDSDDAIDVDRWRDELEAKRAEKDEFFADHPQSPIPPEDREEFDGLDYFEPDSTYRVSATAEVHDDPEVVLMETTAGREMRYLRVATLEFDLDREDEDLEDGTFELAAYQLESPNEEPLFVPFRDKTTGQQTYDGGRYMELSSERELEDGDEIVVDFNIAYSPFCAFSETFDCPLPPEENWLEVTIPAGERFE, encoded by the coding sequence ATGAGCGATTCTGACGACGCCATCGACGTCGACCGCTGGCGCGACGAACTCGAGGCGAAACGCGCCGAGAAGGACGAATTTTTCGCGGACCATCCGCAGTCGCCGATCCCGCCCGAGGATCGCGAGGAGTTCGACGGGCTCGACTACTTCGAACCGGATTCGACCTACCGCGTGAGCGCGACCGCCGAGGTTCACGACGATCCGGAAGTCGTACTGATGGAAACGACCGCGGGCAGAGAGATGCGCTATCTCCGCGTTGCCACCCTCGAGTTCGATCTCGACCGCGAGGACGAGGATCTGGAAGACGGCACCTTCGAACTCGCGGCGTACCAACTCGAGAGTCCGAACGAGGAGCCGCTGTTCGTCCCCTTCCGCGATAAGACGACCGGCCAGCAGACCTACGACGGCGGTCGCTACATGGAGCTATCGTCGGAGCGCGAACTCGAGGACGGCGACGAGATCGTCGTCGATTTCAACATCGCCTACTCGCCGTTTTGTGCCTTCAGCGAAACGTTTGACTGCCCGCTACCGCCGGAAGAAAACTGGCTCGAGGTGACGATTCCGGCGGGCGAACGCTTCGAGTGA
- a CDS encoding DUF7127 family protein, whose amino-acid sequence MKVPRSLKNVDRDDDAVLRTFEYDDGSVIAVDFGTAAADVEIDIVDSTAIIVAGDRQFEFELPPEASDVSVRNGVLTIEE is encoded by the coding sequence ATGAAGGTCCCCAGATCCCTCAAAAACGTCGATCGAGACGACGACGCAGTCTTACGTACGTTCGAGTACGATGACGGGAGCGTCATCGCGGTCGATTTCGGTACCGCCGCCGCCGACGTCGAGATCGATATCGTCGATTCGACCGCGATCATCGTCGCCGGTGACCGACAGTTCGAGTTCGAACTGCCGCCGGAGGCAAGCGACGTCTCGGTTCGCAACGGCGTCCTGACGATCGAGGAATAG
- a CDS encoding ATP-dependent DNA helicase, which yields MTDWRPVFGHDRPYDEQVDGIETAIDTARDGGYTVIEGACGTGKTMIALTAGIDLVRDPDTDYERVFVLTSVKQQLRQFEADLETINENLPSDWNPVSGLTLVGKADVCPYNREGAAGFDDGNVYDRCETLRDRTRDLTGEAGETTAQNLAARARSQQIGLADSGGRGAANSAFLETADEPTPYPPDLPEYGDGGPVGAETEYCPFYAQYLEDLPEEGGDGDASGRSSRAEAVPYDFTEAGMITPEDLVARSVKHGTCPHSVMGAVLGHVEVVLGNYYHAFDPRTTGSFTGALLDDSTFVVCDEAHMLEPRVRDLVSDGVADTTLRDAETELSRVIQPITFEREGRRAEGGSKTADADLVRAELNDTDVSFEELSRTLEFIRDLRGELDRRVSGYLDRNHKGWQSNLNELPDAEIPLRDPTEPAEDELTAWARDAGYGDANWVRAESVGAVVERVLNEAEEEDRTRAAPAVGRVLGEWYRRDHTDYFREIELERTWNDTEPADSWRRVYAARLALHNCVPSDAIGDRLAAFGGGILMSATLEPMDAFTDVTGLQYLASEEDRPVVERRYGLHFPDKNRESFAVSAPKFTYDNRGRAGETNPTRAAYIDAISKVGRLPGNVLVGMPSYAEAEWLAGALEGCLEKPVLLDAASDDETTQSLKREFFAGEGKVLVTSLRGTLTEGVDYSGDRLSAAVICGVPIVNTSSPRTKAVRRAYDDAFGDGFTYALTIPAVRKARQAIGRVLRSPEDVGVRVLLDERYARDSWDSVQQFLPDDGEFQTVSPDMLELGLERFRDRLGAEN from the coding sequence ATGACGGACTGGCGACCGGTGTTCGGCCACGACCGACCCTACGACGAGCAAGTCGACGGTATCGAAACCGCGATCGACACCGCTCGAGACGGCGGCTACACCGTCATCGAGGGCGCCTGTGGCACCGGGAAGACGATGATCGCACTCACCGCGGGGATCGACCTCGTGCGCGATCCGGACACCGACTACGAGCGCGTCTTCGTGCTCACGAGCGTCAAACAGCAACTGCGCCAGTTCGAAGCCGACCTCGAGACGATCAACGAGAACCTTCCGAGCGACTGGAATCCGGTCTCCGGACTCACCCTCGTCGGCAAAGCCGACGTCTGTCCGTACAACCGCGAGGGTGCGGCGGGGTTCGACGACGGCAACGTCTACGACCGCTGTGAGACCCTGCGGGATCGAACCCGCGACCTCACCGGCGAGGCCGGCGAGACGACCGCCCAGAACCTCGCCGCGCGCGCCCGAAGCCAGCAGATCGGCTTGGCCGACAGCGGCGGTCGCGGCGCTGCCAACAGCGCCTTCCTCGAGACCGCGGACGAGCCGACACCGTACCCGCCCGACCTCCCGGAGTACGGCGACGGCGGCCCCGTCGGGGCCGAGACCGAGTACTGTCCGTTCTACGCGCAGTACCTCGAGGACCTCCCCGAGGAGGGAGGTGACGGCGACGCGAGCGGGCGCAGTTCGCGAGCCGAAGCCGTCCCGTACGACTTCACCGAGGCCGGGATGATCACGCCCGAGGACCTCGTCGCGCGGTCGGTGAAACACGGCACCTGTCCGCACTCGGTGATGGGTGCCGTTCTGGGTCACGTCGAGGTCGTCCTCGGAAATTACTACCACGCGTTCGATCCCCGAACGACCGGCTCCTTTACCGGCGCGTTGCTCGACGACTCCACGTTCGTCGTCTGCGACGAGGCCCACATGTTGGAGCCGCGCGTGCGCGACCTCGTAAGCGATGGCGTCGCCGATACGACCCTGAGGGACGCCGAAACCGAACTCTCGAGGGTCATCCAGCCGATCACGTTCGAGCGCGAGGGACGACGGGCCGAAGGCGGCTCGAAAACCGCCGACGCCGACCTCGTGCGCGCGGAACTCAACGACACCGACGTCTCCTTCGAGGAACTCAGTCGGACCCTCGAGTTCATCCGGGACCTCCGCGGCGAACTCGATCGGCGGGTGAGCGGCTACCTCGACCGGAACCACAAGGGGTGGCAGTCGAACCTGAACGAGCTCCCGGATGCCGAGATTCCACTTCGCGATCCGACCGAACCCGCCGAGGACGAACTCACGGCGTGGGCCAGAGACGCGGGGTACGGCGACGCCAACTGGGTCCGCGCGGAATCCGTCGGTGCCGTCGTCGAACGCGTGCTGAACGAAGCCGAGGAAGAGGACCGAACGCGCGCGGCCCCCGCCGTCGGCCGCGTCCTCGGCGAGTGGTACCGCCGCGATCACACGGATTACTTCCGAGAGATCGAACTCGAGCGCACGTGGAACGACACCGAACCCGCCGATTCGTGGCGGCGAGTCTACGCCGCCCGACTCGCACTGCACAACTGCGTGCCGAGCGACGCCATCGGCGACCGACTCGCCGCCTTCGGCGGCGGCATCCTCATGAGCGCGACCCTCGAGCCGATGGACGCCTTCACCGACGTGACCGGCCTGCAGTACCTCGCGAGCGAGGAAGACAGACCGGTCGTCGAGCGACGGTACGGGCTCCACTTCCCCGACAAAAATCGCGAGAGCTTCGCGGTCTCCGCCCCGAAATTCACCTACGATAATCGCGGCAGGGCAGGGGAAACGAACCCGACCAGAGCGGCCTACATCGACGCGATCTCGAAGGTCGGCCGCCTTCCGGGCAACGTTCTCGTCGGGATGCCGAGCTACGCCGAAGCCGAGTGGCTCGCCGGGGCGCTCGAGGGCTGCCTCGAGAAACCCGTCCTGCTCGACGCCGCAAGCGACGACGAGACCACCCAGTCGCTCAAACGCGAGTTCTTCGCGGGCGAGGGGAAGGTGCTCGTCACGAGCCTTCGGGGAACCTTGACCGAAGGCGTCGACTACAGCGGCGATCGGCTCTCGGCGGCGGTCATCTGTGGCGTCCCGATCGTCAACACCTCGAGCCCGCGGACGAAGGCGGTCCGGCGGGCCTACGACGACGCGTTCGGCGACGGATTCACCTACGCGCTCACGATCCCCGCGGTCAGAAAGGCCAGACAGGCGATCGGTCGCGTCCTCCGCTCGCCGGAGGACGTCGGCGTCCGCGTGCTGTTGGACGAACGCTACGCCCGCGATAGCTGGGATTCGGTCCAGCAGTTCCTCCCCGACGACGGCGAGTTCCAGACGGTGAGCCCCGACATGCTCGAACTGGGTCTCGAGCGGTTCCGGGATCGACTCGGGGCGGAAAACTGA